CAGCGCAAGGACGGCGTTCCCGACGTCGCCGATGCCGTAGCCAACGCGGCCAAGTACTTGGCGTGGGCAACCAGCCAGGTGCTTGAAGGGGCGTAGCGCCTACTGGCGGTAGCCCTCAACCTCGTTGACTGGCCGGGCCTCGGCCTCGTCCGGGTTTTCGCCCGCGTCCTTCTTGGCGCGGCGTTGGCGCAGCAGGTCCCAGCACTGGTCCAGCTGTGCCTCCAGCTGGGCTAGCCTGGCGCTGTTGTTGCCGCCGTCGTCGGCGTCGGAGCCCGCGGTGTCGCGGAGGCGGTGTTCCTCCTCGACCAGCGACTGAATGCGTTCCAGCAGGTCCTGGTTGTCCATGGTCTGTCTCCTTGGTGGTGGGGCGGTTACGTTCGAACGTAGCCCAGCCGAAGGGGTGCGTCTACTGCCAGCCGACGGCATACTTGGGTCATGAAATTCACTACGACCATCGTGGGCGATGGCAACAAGGCCGGCATTGAGGTTCCAGGCGAAATTGTGGACGGACTTGCCGCAGGAAAGCGCCCCCCGGTGGTGGTGACCATCAACGGCCAGAGCTATCGCAGCAGCGTTGCGGTGATGGGCGGCAAGTATATGGTGGGCGTCAGTGCGGCGAACCGGGAGCTGACCGGTGCTGCCGCCGGGGACACGGTTGAGGTCGGACTTGAGGTGGACAACGAACCGCGCGTCGTGGAGGTCCCCGAAGACCTCGCTGCTGCCCTCGACGCGGAGCCTGCGGCCAAAGCTTTTTACGGCACCCTGAACTACAGTGCCCAGCGGAGGTACGTGGAGCCGATTGGGGACGCCAAGACCGAGGAGACCCGGGCCCGGCGGATCGCGAAGGTGGTTTCGGATCTGAAGGCCGGCAAGAAGTAGGCGTCGCTCGTGTGTTTTCGCGGGAGTCATTGATCTGCAAGTCCTCTCGCCTAGGCGAGCCCCGCCGTCGTCGTGGTTTTCCGCGCTATCAGCGCGACGCCCGCCGCCGATGTGAAGAAGATTGCACCAAGGACCGCCCACCCCAGAGGGCCATGTTCGACCACGGTGGCCGTCACCACGAGCGGCGCGAGCATGGCACCCAGGGCAGATCCCATTCCGAACATGCCCTGGTAAGCACCGGCTTGGAGCGGGTTAGCGAGTTCAAAGCTGAGTCCCCACGCTCCCGCCTGGGAAAGGATCTCCGCCAGGGAGTGCAGGAGTGCGGCACCGCAGAGGAGGGTGATGGCGGCGACCATCGGCACTCCGCCCGCCAGTGCGTAGAGCGTGCAGGCCACGCTCATCAGGACGCCCCCTGTCATCACGATCTTTCCTGCACGCCGAGGGTCGTCAGTACCTCGCGAGAGCGGCACTTGCAGCAGGACGACGCACACGGTGTTGATCACAAGGACCACGGATATGAGCACATCGGGCGCGCTGGTGTTCTGGGAGATCCACAGCGGCACCCCCATCTCGGCGAGCCCGAACTGCATGCCGAATATGCCCGAGAGGACGGTCAGCAGTACGTACCGACGGTCCCGGAAGGGGGAAATGCCCCGCATCGGAGCGGGGTTGGTGGGATCGTGGCGCGGTGCGTCAACGCGGTCGGGCAGGCGGCGGAGGTGCAGCGCGCTCAGGATGTAGACCAGGCCGGCGCTGACCAGCATCCCCCTGAACGCGTCGGCGGTGCCGGCCGTCAGCGCGAGTCCGGCGATCATGCCGCCTACGGCGATGCCAAGGTTGGTGATGGTGCGTAGGACCGCGCGGGCATTCACTCGGTGAGGACCGTCGAATGCCCGGGCAATGATCGCGGAGCGTGTGGCGTTGGCGCCGCGGTCGACGCCCACCGTGATGCAGGCAATCACGACGGCGGTGCTGAAGTTTCCGGCGAACGCATAGGCTGCAATCGCGAGACCTTGGATGGCGACCATTCCGACCAGGAGCCGCCGTGCGGAAAAGCGATCGGCAAGTCGACCGCCAATGTAGGAGGTGCCGACGCCGACGCCGCTGGAAACGGAGAGAATCACGGCTATTTCCACGGCACTCAGGCCGACGAAGCGGCTGAAGTACAAGACAGTCAGGGTGAGGAAGATGCCGCGGCCCAGTGTAGACACGAGTATGGCGGACGCGAGGATCTTGAGGGTGGGATCGGAGAGCGCTGCGCGGAGGGTGCGCTTCGGAGCGGGGGTGGTCTCTGCGGGGGATGTAGTCACAGCCACAATTTGGCCAGTCTCGCAAGGCTGTCGGTATTGATGTAGCGTTGTGCTTCATGTTGAAGTACGAGTTGTCAGACGCAGATCTGGGCGGCGTGCGCTTTGGCATCTCTCCTCTGTGCGAACTTGGTCTTTCCCTGAGGGCAATTCGAGATCCCAGCCAGTACCCCCTTCAGCTGCCCTGGCTGCGTCGGACAGAAGAGGCCCGCGCACGCCTGGACCTTGATGGGTTGCTCGCCTTGGTCGATGACCGATTGTGGACGCCGGACTTTCTGAACCCCAGGCCCCAGTCGCCACTCACCCGGATCGATGACGAGTTTGCGGCACTGGAGCGGATCTCCGCCGAACAATTCCATGGGGACCTGATCCGGGTCCATGGCGCCGTGCCCCCGGTCTTTGCCGGACCGGCCCGTCCTGCGATCCGGCGCATGGCCGGTATCCTCCGGGGGTTCTGGGACACCTGCTTCTCGCCGCACTGGCTGCGCATGCGGACCATCCTGGAAGCGGACATCGTCTACCGCGGCCGGCAGATCGCCCAGGGTGGGCTGTTCACGATGCTCAACGATTTGTCCGGTGCTGTGGAATTCGACGGCCGCGTCATTTCCGTGAGGTTGAAGAATCCGGCGTCGCGAACTGAGAAGACTGATGGGCTGGGGCTGACCCTTGTTCCTACGATGTTTACCCGCAGGGCCTCTGCCCCTGTGAACCATGGAGACCCGCCGATGCTGATGTACCCGGCGCGAGGGCAAGGGGCTATGTGGGAAGCGGAGCAGGTCCGGAACCCTGCCGCTGTTGTGGCGGTACTCGGCGAGGTCCGGACCAGCTTACTGACTGCCTTGGCCGCACCCGCATCGTCCACTGAACTCGGAGTGCGCTTCGGCGTCACTACCTCCGCCGTGAACCAGCACCTCAGGGCGCTCAGGGAGGCCGGCCTCGTGACGTCCACCCGCTACGGCCACAGCGTGCTTTATTTCAGAAGCGAACTGGGGTCGGCCTTGCTGCTGGGGTGAACGCACGCGAGGTGGCCGCCCCAGGCGGGCTCCGCCGTCGTGCGTTTAGTCTTTCCGCACGCTATACGTAGTCACCACGTTGCCCTTGCTGGTGGCGTACTGGTCCTCAAGCACCAGCCTGTTCTGCGGGTCCCCGTCCTCAAAGAGCCGCCGCCCACTGCCCGCGATCACCGGGTGGGTCATGAGTGTCAACTCGTCCAGCACGCCTGAGAACAGCAGTTGCCGCACGAGGGAGATGCTGCCGCATACCGCGATTTCGCCGCCGTCGCGGTTCTTGAGGTCCGTGACGAACTGCTCAACGTCGCCGTCAATCAGGTGGGAGTTTTCCCATTCCAGGGGCTCAGCCAACGTGCGGGACGCGACGAACTTCTCGACGGGGTTAATGAATTTGGCGAAGTCGTCGTCCTGCGTCGCGTTCGGCCAATACTGGGCCCACTCCTGGTAACTGACGCGCCCAAGGATCACGGTGTCCACCGTGTTGATCATCTTGCTCAGGCCCTTGCCCAGGTCCTCGTCGAAGCTGTCGAACTGGAACTTGAACGGGTCCTGGACCACGCCATCGACGGAGTGGAAAAGTCCGGCGGTAACTTTGCGCATGGGTGCCTCCTGTTAGGCTGCTCGGCTTGCTGTTTGGAATTCGCGGGACGGAAGAGCAGTCACGTTGCCGGGGCTGAGTTTGACCGGCATCTCGTGAAGCTCAGCATAAACCGTGAGCTGGTCGAGGGCTTCGGCATCCACAATCGCCTCTGTCAGGTCCATTTCGACGCCGAGCCCGCCGCCCAGGCTCCTGGTCCGCTGAACCACCGGGTACAGGCCCTGCAGGCTGGCGGTTGTCACGCGCCCGGTTGCTGCGATCTGGATCTGTTCGCCGTCAACGTCGACGCGAACAACTACTGAGAGCTTCTCGCTGGCCAAAGTGGTGCGTTTCCATCGGTGCTGCCACGCTGCAGCGTCCCCAGCGTATGTGGCGAGTGTGACGTGCGCAACATTACGACGGCGATCCTGGCGCGTCTTTCGTTGTTGGCTTGCCGTCTGATAGCACGTAATTCTGCGAGGAAACTGTATCCTCTAGCGAGAGGCCTCTATCAGGCTCTCCACAGCCTGAATATTGGGGGAGAAGTGCGCTCAAGTACCGCCGGCGACATGCCGGAGAACTCGTGGAAGAGAAGCTTTCTCGCTCGAGTGGTTGCCTCGTTCACGGCGATGATATTTTTGGTGGTCGCGCTCCCCGCCCTTCCAGCCAATGCGGTTACGGCAGCTACCGAAGCGCCCAAGCTGACAGCCGTGAAGCTGATCTCCGGCCCCGCCCTCACGCCCGGGCAAACCGCAAAGGTTCGGTTTTCGTTGAGCCAGCCTGCCCAACGCGTCGAGTTCAACTACCGCGATGCTTCCTTGTCCGAGCCTCGTAGCCTGATTTGGACGGGAAACCCTGGGCCGGGCCCGTTCACAGCTGAAGTAACGGCAGTCATAGGCGCTGCTGATTTCTACGACGGGGGTCAGAAATTGACCGACGTCCGGATTGTCTTCCAAAAGAGTGGCCAGGACTACCCGGCTGAAACTGGGGCCAGGAGGAGCAGTTCATCCGATTATCTGTTTAGCGACAACGCTGGAGATCCGCTGCTTCAAAATGCTGACTTCGCCGTAAACAACCCTTCAAGAGTTTTGCGGACCCCTCAAGCCTCGGTTTTGCCTAAATTCCAAGCGAAACAAGATTTGTGGAGCGACTGGAATTATGGGGTCGGCGGCACAATATCTCCTGGCACGTGGACCGCAGGCGTCACTAAGGTGCATGTGCAGTGGGTTTCGGGGGGAGCTGCGAAGCTCTATCGCTACCAATCCGGAACGGAGCCTTACGAGGGCTCGACCCTTTACGCTGATGCGGGGAAAGAGGTGGCCCTGCGGATCACGACAGTGACCCCGGGTTTCAAATCGGTATCCGCAGAATCGGAGTCCTACCTGTTCGTCACGAGCGGCCCGATCGCTGTGTCGGGGAAGCCTTGGATCAACTCCCCATTGAAGGCAAGCTTTGATGTCTCGTCCATCAAGGGTATTCCGGTCGGCGTGACTCCCAAGGTGGAACTTTTTTGGATGACTAAGTCCACGCCGTATCCCGCTGGCGTAGGGCTTGCCCCTGGCGTGGACTATGTTGTCAAAGACGCGGACGGCGGAGGAACTGTTCGCGTTGCCGCCGTTGTTTCGCTTGAGGGCAAAGTTGTAGGCCGTTTCGTCAGTGATTCCACTGCATATGTGACTAATTCAGCCCCGTCCCGGAACTATGTCAATCGGGAAGTCAGCGACTTCATGATGACTCGAACCACTGACGGCAGGCTGTGGATGTGGGGCCGATACTTCGGAGCGTTCCCCAAGGTGGTTGGATCGGGTTGGAATGCCTTTGACAAGATCTTCTCGCCGGGAGACTTTGATGAGGACGGGCACGCCGATGTGCTGGCCCGGAAGCCCTCCGGGGAACTGTGGATGTATCCCGCCGACGGCCAGTACTGGTGGAAATCCGCGACCGTGGTGGGCGTTGGCTGGCAAGGTATGAGCGAACTCATGGCTCCTGGCGATTTCGATGAGGACGGTCACGATG
This Paenarthrobacter sp. GOM3 DNA region includes the following protein-coding sequences:
- a CDS encoding ArsR/SmtB family transcription factor, with translation MLKYELSDADLGGVRFGISPLCELGLSLRAIRDPSQYPLQLPWLRRTEEARARLDLDGLLALVDDRLWTPDFLNPRPQSPLTRIDDEFAALERISAEQFHGDLIRVHGAVPPVFAGPARPAIRRMAGILRGFWDTCFSPHWLRMRTILEADIVYRGRQIAQGGLFTMLNDLSGAVEFDGRVISVRLKNPASRTEKTDGLGLTLVPTMFTRRASAPVNHGDPPMLMYPARGQGAMWEAEQVRNPAAVVAVLGEVRTSLLTALAAPASSTELGVRFGVTTSAVNQHLRALREAGLVTSTRYGHSVLYFRSELGSALLLG
- a CDS encoding YdeI/OmpD-associated family protein encodes the protein MKFTTTIVGDGNKAGIEVPGEIVDGLAAGKRPPVVVTINGQSYRSSVAVMGGKYMVGVSAANRELTGAAAGDTVEVGLEVDNEPRVVEVPEDLAAALDAEPAAKAFYGTLNYSAQRRYVEPIGDAKTEETRARRIAKVVSDLKAGKK
- a CDS encoding dihydrofolate reductase family protein is translated as MRKVTAGLFHSVDGVVQDPFKFQFDSFDEDLGKGLSKMINTVDTVILGRVSYQEWAQYWPNATQDDDFAKFINPVEKFVASRTLAEPLEWENSHLIDGDVEQFVTDLKNRDGGEIAVCGSISLVRQLLFSGVLDELTLMTHPVIAGSGRRLFEDGDPQNRLVLEDQYATSKGNVVTTYSVRKD
- a CDS encoding DUF2630 family protein, which translates into the protein MDNQDLLERIQSLVEEEHRLRDTAGSDADDGGNNSARLAQLEAQLDQCWDLLRQRRAKKDAGENPDEAEARPVNEVEGYRQ
- a CDS encoding FG-GAP repeat domain-containing protein, with product MTKSTPYPAGVGLAPGVDYVVKDADGGGTVRVAAVVSLEGKVVGRFVSDSTAYVTNSAPSRNYVNREVSDFMMTRTTDGRLWMWGRYFGAFPKVVGSGWNAFDKIFSPGDFDEDGHADVLARKPSGELWMYPADGQYWWKSATVVGVGWQGMSELMAPGDFDEDGHDDVLAKDRDGRLLLYPGNGKGGWLAPRQVGAGWNMFNRVFSTGDFDGDSHADVLATNASGQLFLYSSNGRGGWLGAKVIGSGWQSFKGVLSAGDRDYDGWTDIYGIDGAGYMYLYPFKSGSWKPRVLVGADWDVFTALF
- a CDS encoding MFS transporter: MTTSPAETTPAPKRTLRAALSDPTLKILASAILVSTLGRGIFLTLTVLYFSRFVGLSAVEIAVILSVSSGVGVGTSYIGGRLADRFSARRLLVGMVAIQGLAIAAYAFAGNFSTAVVIACITVGVDRGANATRSAIIARAFDGPHRVNARAVLRTITNLGIAVGGMIAGLALTAGTADAFRGMLVSAGLVYILSALHLRRLPDRVDAPRHDPTNPAPMRGISPFRDRRYVLLTVLSGIFGMQFGLAEMGVPLWISQNTSAPDVLISVVLVINTVCVVLLQVPLSRGTDDPRRAGKIVMTGGVLMSVACTLYALAGGVPMVAAITLLCGAALLHSLAEILSQAGAWGLSFELANPLQAGAYQGMFGMGSALGAMLAPLVVTATVVEHGPLGWAVLGAIFFTSAAGVALIARKTTTTAGLA